From one Lolium rigidum isolate FL_2022 chromosome 4, APGP_CSIRO_Lrig_0.1, whole genome shotgun sequence genomic stretch:
- the LOC124650343 gene encoding uncharacterized protein LOC124650343: MSCSLLGKATVVAVVVAFLAATAGASSFVSTAHLPTDVLSSTSFLWITANVIIVCLFVFSHRQRTGPAASSSSGGDLSDAMYALFPSSDHDAFAAAPDAVSAPVLVSARQPREARTAKRPTERPRVRRKSAGEDKPPAAVEAVVKPGVKNEHIEEEKPIAAAAAAAATASEPADTDDVSMDSAWLSIVRSGAARPVAVRKSETWGGEELPRKQRAADKAVAVSARREMRKSASMVPPSPPHPSAASATSSPVAAKQGWRTRDVLVVMAHDELLHRAESFIRRQHEHLRIQRQESDQRQMAIDQQDRRLRAPAPIRV; encoded by the coding sequence ATGAGCTGCTCCCTCCTCGGCAAGGCGACGGTAGTCGCCGTCGTCGTGGCCTTCCTGGCGGCCACGGCGGGGGCGTCCTCGTTCGTCTCCACCGCGCATCTCCCCACCGACGTCCTTTCGTCCACTTCCTTCCTCTGGATCACCGCGAACGTCATCATCGTCTGCCTCTTCGTTTTCTCCCATCGCCAGCGCACCGGACCGGCCGCATCATCCTCATCGGGCGGCGACTTATCCGATGCCATGTATGCCCTCTTTCCATCGTCGGACCATGACGCCTTTGCAGCCGCTCCCGACGCCGTCAGCGCGCCGGTCCTGGTCTCGGCGAGGCAGCCGCGGGAAGCAAGAACTGCCAAGAGGCCGACCGAGCGCCCCCGCGTGCGCAGGAAGTCAGCCGGAGAGGACAAGCCGCCGGCAGCCGTCGAGGCGGTGGTCAAGCCCGGCGTCAAGAACGAGCACATCGAGGAGGAGAAGCCGATAGCCGCCGCCGCGGCTGCCGCTGCGACTGCGTCCGAGCCCGCTGACACCGACGATGTGTCGATGGACTCGGCGTGGCTGTCCATCGTGCGGAGCGGCGCAGCGCGGCCGGTGGCGGTGCGGAAGAGCGAGACGTGGGGCGGCGAGGAGCTGCCGCGGAAGCAGCGCGCGGCCGACAAGGCCGTGGCCGTCTCCGCGCGGAGGGAGATGCGGAAGTCGGCGTCGATGGTCCCGCCCTCGCCACCGCACCCGAGCGCGGCATCGGCGACGTCGTCTCCAGTTGCGGCGAAGCAGGGGTGGCGCACCAGGGATGTGCTGGTGGTGATGGCGCATGACGAGCTCCTGCACCGCGCCGAGAGCTTCATCCGGAGGCAGCACGAGCACCTGCGCATCCAGCGCCAGGAGTCCGACCAGCGCCAGATGGCCATAGATCAGCAAGACCGCCGCCTGCGCGCCCCCGCGCCCATCCGCGTGTAG